In a genomic window of Lycium ferocissimum isolate CSIRO_LF1 chromosome 9, AGI_CSIRO_Lferr_CH_V1, whole genome shotgun sequence:
- the LOC132029916 gene encoding probable cyclic nucleotide-gated ion channel 14 isoform X2 codes for MALFMDPLFFYLPSVVNKGKSSCMTIDSNLGITVTCFRTVADIFYMLHVIIKFRTAYVSRRSRVFGRGELVMDKKLIARKYLKTDFIIDAIAALPLPQIVIWFIIPAIRSSHSDHTNNALVLIVLLQYLPRLYLIFPLSAQIIKAAGVVTKTAWAGAAYNLLLYMLASHVLGASWYLLSIERYATCWKIACEKEFGPIQCSSRFLDCGTVDHADRVTWVNNTQVFSNCYPTNSTIFDFGIFSDAVTNNVVSSEFLEKYLYCLWWGLQNLSSYGQNLTTSTYIWETSFAILIAIFGLVLFAHLIGNMQTYLQSITVRLEEWRLKRRDTEEWMRHRQLPQDLQERVRRFVQYKWLATRGVDEESILHALPSDLRRDIQRHLCLDLVRRVPFFSQMDDQLLDAICERLVSSLSTQGTYIVREGDPVTEMLFVIRGTLESSTTNGGRTGFFNSITLRPGDFCGEELLAWALLPRSSLNLPSSTRTVRALSEVEAFALRAEDLKFVANQFRRLHSKKLQHTFRYYSHHWRTWAACFVQAAWRRFKRRKLAKHLSRSESLSYAPEDDQSAYESEDDQQKKDTPANSSNVIQNLGVTILASRFAAHTRRGVQKMKDMDLPKLQKPEEPDFSADPDDD; via the exons aTGGCTCTCTTTATGGATCCATTATTTTTTTACCTTCCATCAGTGGTGAATAAAGGGAAGTCATCATGTATGACAATTGACTCAAATCTTGGGATTACTGTGACATGTTTTAGGACAGTGGCAGATATTTTCTACATGTTACATGTGATTATTAAGTTTAGGACTGCTTATGTTTCAAGAAGGTCAAGGGTGTTTGGAAGAGGGGAACTTGTTATGGATAAGAAATTGATTGCAAGGAAGTATTTGAAGACTGATTTCATCATTGATGCTATTGCTGCTCTGCCTCTTCCTCAG ATTGTAATATGGTTCATCATACCAGCAATTAGAAGTTCCCATTCAGATCATACCAACAACGCCCTTGTACTAATAGTCCTGCTGCAATATCTGCCAAGACTCTATCTGATTTTCCCGTTGAGTGCTCAAATTATTAAAGCTGCTGGGGTTGTCACAAAAACAGCTTGGGCAGGAGCTGCTTACAATTTACTACTCTACATGTTGGCCAGCCAC GTCCTGGGTGCTTCCTGGTATTTATTATCAATCGAGAGGTATGCTACATGCTGGAAAATAGCTTGTGAAAAGGAGTTCGGTCCTATTCAATGCTCCAGCCGTTTTCTTGACTGTGGTACTGTAGACCATGCAGACAGGGTTACGTGGGTAAACAACACCCAAGTTTTCAGCAACTGCTATCCTACTAATTCGACCATTTTCGACTTTGGGATATTTTCAGATGCAGTTACAAACAATGTTGTCTCCTCTGAGTTCCTTGAGAAGTACTTGTACTGTTTGTGGTGGGGTTTACAAAATTTAAG TTCTTACGGCCAAAACTTGACCACAAGTACATATATATGGGAAACTTCATTTGCCATTCTTATTGCTATTTTTGGGCTAGTTCTGTTTGCTCATTTGATTGGAAACATGCAG ACATACTTACAATCTATCACTGTGAGGCTTGAAGAATGGAGACTCAAGCGACGAGACACTGAAGAATGGATGAGGCATCGCCAACTCCCTCAGGATCTACAAGAACGTGTTAGACGTTTTGTACAGTACAAGTGGCTTGCCACTCGAGGAGTAGATGAAGAATCTATCCTGCATGCTTTACCTTCAGACCTTCGTCGTGACATCCAACGGCACCTATGTTTAGACCTTGTTCGGCGT gTTCCCTTCTTCTCACAAATGGATGATCAGCTGCTTGATGCCATATGTGAACGTCTGGTTTCGTCGTTAAGTACTCAAGGAACATATATTGTACGTGAGGGTGATCCAGTAACTGAAATGCTGTTTGTTATCAGAGGGACATTAGAGAGCTCAACCACGAATGGGGGCCGGACAGGCTTCTTCAATTCAATTACTTTGAGGCCAGGTGATTTTTGTGGTGAGGAACTACTTGCCTGGGCGTTGTTGCCAAGATCCTCTCTTAACTTACCTTCATCAACGAGAACAGTGAGAGCCTTGTCGGAAGTAGAAGCCTTTGCATTACGAGCAGAGGATCTCAAGTTTGTAGCCAATCAATTCAGACGTCTTCATAGTAAGAAGCTACAGCACACCTTCCGTTATTACTCTCACCACTGGAGAACTTGGGCTGCCTGTTTTGTTCAAGCTGCTTGGCGGCGTTTCAAGAGGAGAAAACTGGCCAAACACCTTAGTAGGAGTGAGTCCTTGTCTTATGCTCCCGAGGATGACCAATCAGCATATGAAAGTGAGGATGATCAACAAAAGAAGGATACACCAGCAAACTCTTCGAATGTAATACAGAATCTTGGAGTTACAATATTGGCCTCAAGATTTGCTGCACACACAAGGAGAGGAGTTCAGAAGATGAAGGATATGGATTTGCCTAAGTTACAGAAGCCCGAGGAACCTGACTTTTCGGCTGACCCAGATGACGACTAG
- the LOC132029916 gene encoding probable cyclic nucleotide-gated ion channel 14 isoform X1: protein MMEFKKAKTVRFETSWEKNENNLLEKQLPLYAGSLLKPDDRNVDKVGASKVPKFGKFKVFPENYVQEKKKILDPGSEIVIQWNRVFLFSCLMALFMDPLFFYLPSVVNKGKSSCMTIDSNLGITVTCFRTVADIFYMLHVIIKFRTAYVSRRSRVFGRGELVMDKKLIARKYLKTDFIIDAIAALPLPQIVIWFIIPAIRSSHSDHTNNALVLIVLLQYLPRLYLIFPLSAQIIKAAGVVTKTAWAGAAYNLLLYMLASHVLGASWYLLSIERYATCWKIACEKEFGPIQCSSRFLDCGTVDHADRVTWVNNTQVFSNCYPTNSTIFDFGIFSDAVTNNVVSSEFLEKYLYCLWWGLQNLSSYGQNLTTSTYIWETSFAILIAIFGLVLFAHLIGNMQTYLQSITVRLEEWRLKRRDTEEWMRHRQLPQDLQERVRRFVQYKWLATRGVDEESILHALPSDLRRDIQRHLCLDLVRRVPFFSQMDDQLLDAICERLVSSLSTQGTYIVREGDPVTEMLFVIRGTLESSTTNGGRTGFFNSITLRPGDFCGEELLAWALLPRSSLNLPSSTRTVRALSEVEAFALRAEDLKFVANQFRRLHSKKLQHTFRYYSHHWRTWAACFVQAAWRRFKRRKLAKHLSRSESLSYAPEDDQSAYESEDDQQKKDTPANSSNVIQNLGVTILASRFAAHTRRGVQKMKDMDLPKLQKPEEPDFSADPDDD, encoded by the exons aTGATGGAGTTCAAGAAAGCCAAGACGGTAAG GTTTGAGACTTCATGGGAGAAGAATGAGAACAATCTTCTTGAAAAGCAACTACCTTTATATGCTGGAAGTTTACTAAAACCTGATGATAGAAATGTTGACAAAGTTGGAGCAAGTAAAGTTCCTAAATTTGGAAAGTTTAAGGTTTTCCCAGAAAATTATgtacaagaaaaaaagaaaatccttGATCCAGGCAGTGAAATTGTTATACAATGGAATAgagttttcttgttttcttgtttgaTGGCTCTCTTTATGGATCCATTATTTTTTTACCTTCCATCAGTGGTGAATAAAGGGAAGTCATCATGTATGACAATTGACTCAAATCTTGGGATTACTGTGACATGTTTTAGGACAGTGGCAGATATTTTCTACATGTTACATGTGATTATTAAGTTTAGGACTGCTTATGTTTCAAGAAGGTCAAGGGTGTTTGGAAGAGGGGAACTTGTTATGGATAAGAAATTGATTGCAAGGAAGTATTTGAAGACTGATTTCATCATTGATGCTATTGCTGCTCTGCCTCTTCCTCAG ATTGTAATATGGTTCATCATACCAGCAATTAGAAGTTCCCATTCAGATCATACCAACAACGCCCTTGTACTAATAGTCCTGCTGCAATATCTGCCAAGACTCTATCTGATTTTCCCGTTGAGTGCTCAAATTATTAAAGCTGCTGGGGTTGTCACAAAAACAGCTTGGGCAGGAGCTGCTTACAATTTACTACTCTACATGTTGGCCAGCCAC GTCCTGGGTGCTTCCTGGTATTTATTATCAATCGAGAGGTATGCTACATGCTGGAAAATAGCTTGTGAAAAGGAGTTCGGTCCTATTCAATGCTCCAGCCGTTTTCTTGACTGTGGTACTGTAGACCATGCAGACAGGGTTACGTGGGTAAACAACACCCAAGTTTTCAGCAACTGCTATCCTACTAATTCGACCATTTTCGACTTTGGGATATTTTCAGATGCAGTTACAAACAATGTTGTCTCCTCTGAGTTCCTTGAGAAGTACTTGTACTGTTTGTGGTGGGGTTTACAAAATTTAAG TTCTTACGGCCAAAACTTGACCACAAGTACATATATATGGGAAACTTCATTTGCCATTCTTATTGCTATTTTTGGGCTAGTTCTGTTTGCTCATTTGATTGGAAACATGCAG ACATACTTACAATCTATCACTGTGAGGCTTGAAGAATGGAGACTCAAGCGACGAGACACTGAAGAATGGATGAGGCATCGCCAACTCCCTCAGGATCTACAAGAACGTGTTAGACGTTTTGTACAGTACAAGTGGCTTGCCACTCGAGGAGTAGATGAAGAATCTATCCTGCATGCTTTACCTTCAGACCTTCGTCGTGACATCCAACGGCACCTATGTTTAGACCTTGTTCGGCGT gTTCCCTTCTTCTCACAAATGGATGATCAGCTGCTTGATGCCATATGTGAACGTCTGGTTTCGTCGTTAAGTACTCAAGGAACATATATTGTACGTGAGGGTGATCCAGTAACTGAAATGCTGTTTGTTATCAGAGGGACATTAGAGAGCTCAACCACGAATGGGGGCCGGACAGGCTTCTTCAATTCAATTACTTTGAGGCCAGGTGATTTTTGTGGTGAGGAACTACTTGCCTGGGCGTTGTTGCCAAGATCCTCTCTTAACTTACCTTCATCAACGAGAACAGTGAGAGCCTTGTCGGAAGTAGAAGCCTTTGCATTACGAGCAGAGGATCTCAAGTTTGTAGCCAATCAATTCAGACGTCTTCATAGTAAGAAGCTACAGCACACCTTCCGTTATTACTCTCACCACTGGAGAACTTGGGCTGCCTGTTTTGTTCAAGCTGCTTGGCGGCGTTTCAAGAGGAGAAAACTGGCCAAACACCTTAGTAGGAGTGAGTCCTTGTCTTATGCTCCCGAGGATGACCAATCAGCATATGAAAGTGAGGATGATCAACAAAAGAAGGATACACCAGCAAACTCTTCGAATGTAATACAGAATCTTGGAGTTACAATATTGGCCTCAAGATTTGCTGCACACACAAGGAGAGGAGTTCAGAAGATGAAGGATATGGATTTGCCTAAGTTACAGAAGCCCGAGGAACCTGACTTTTCGGCTGACCCAGATGACGACTAG